In the genome of Rhopalosiphum padi isolate XX-2018 chromosome 1, ASM2088224v1, whole genome shotgun sequence, the window tattttttttttcagaaataataAACCAGTTGTATTAAGTGAATCTCTTCGAAAACAATATGATAATGTGATTCATGATTTAAAGTTGACAGATTTTAAAAAAGCTTTTATAATACCATTTACAGCTAAAGgcattaattcaataaatgttgGTTGTTTGAATACCCGCATGGGTAGTTATATAGGAATTCCAAGTATTTATGATCTTAATTCGGCAGATGATGTTTCAATTCTAAATGCTGCAGATTTAAATTTACAAGTATTATCGATTGCTTAATTGCTTTAATATACACTTTGAGAATTTGtgtgttacaatttttttttttctttgtaggAACAATATACAAAACTTATTAATGACAAGTCTGAGTTTGGTCAACAATTTGTGAAGTCGTTAGTCCTCAGTGAACCtgctaaaaaatatagtattgctCGAGAATTGATGCTTACAGACAATCACCGAATacttattaaatctattttaccTTCTGTAGTATTAATGCCGATGTATGCTTTAGGACATTTCATGTATTACAGATTACCTCCAAACCCAGCCAGAGTTAGATCATTAGCACTTATCTTAGTAAGTAATATAGgagtattattatggtttttaataagatCTGCTACtgaaaatttttatcaaaaaaaagctgatgaaaaattatgtaattttggtGAAGAATACATTAAGGGCGGAATAgagtattatgaaatattaattcaaagaaACCTAGCTTTAAGAAACATTTTACCTAATGGTGAAAACATGTATTCAAAAGAAGGAAatcaaattgattttatttcagaATTATCTGAATTACCTTTAACATACAGAAAAAGGTATCttgaaaatagattaaaaaattatataaatgaaaataaagaaatattaacataatttgattaaatatttcaatacttttttttattattttattagttaaaattaattaatacttatgtagaatattatagtttgtagccattttattatgttctttgttttcaaactaaattaacatttttacctagaaattattaaattttaaactgtaaaaagaaagacttatttttattaatttctattttctactaTTCTCTACACAGTTCAATGTGTGATTAACTGATGTATCAATTTATCAAATCAAGGTAATGATTTCCATGGCAAAAATGGACAAAGTAAAATAAGCAACagaaaaagaaatttttaaatagtaataaaataacaattaaatacattatattgcaTAAATCATAACcataatacatcattataataaaaatcaatataaatacataaaaattatattaaaaaagttattacatatttttaatattttaaagttttaaaaagttttttacatTTAGTTATCTTAagccataaaaatattatactaaataaattataaatgactaAAAAAATCAGCTTTGATGATAGACAACTTTTACCTTATTTTTTATCGTGTATACTGTAGATAATTTAGAACTAGCCATAAGTTAATTATATCAAACACACAATATTAAATTGACTATTGAGCTCattcagaattattttattaccatgtaatacatttatgttaGTTATATGAGTAACAAATTTGTATGTAGCAGACAACTTAATTgagaaaaggaaaaaatagaaattaggaTAGAGATAACAAACATGTGTCAAAAAATATtgctaacattttatttaattttgtgcaacaattcaattttttatattcactGATATAAATGGTAAATGCTAAAGTAATCTATCACTTTGTGAAATTGTGGAGCTTGTGTGGATTTGATATTATAGCATATCAATAACTTTATGGACAAACAGAACACAAAACACTTAGTTGATcaacataatttttgttatgacATTACAGACTACAGCTGTATATAATCTGTAAATTGCACATTAAACTAGCATCCAAGTACTTATCACAAAACCAATTTATAATACCCAAAAATATCATTCATACAAAATGTGTAATTTGTGGAtgccaaaataatttatttaagacaaGTTGTCAAtatctacataatttaaaaaatagtaatgttcTAAATTAagctaaatgtttaattaacaaaaacaaaCTAGATATTccgacatttaaaatgttttaagtttactTAGGATGACAAacacttgttttaaaatattaaattataatatatagaataaacaaAGATAATTAACACTAAATTCTAATATAGCATTTCAGtaggtaatttttaaacattgttgGCAATTGCCTATgatacttttatacatataaagatTAATTCTGGaattattttgcttattttactatacaggatgattcttttatcattactcattatttgtttttgaaaacatttttttacatagtttcaagttgttaaaaaaacaacgtttttattaaaaaattatatttttaaatattttttcagcagtatatgaaattaaaactattttgtcattcaaaaaggtaaaatacttgaaaaaatataattttttaataaaaacatagtttttttaacaaattgaaactatgtaaaaaaatgttttcaaaaacaaataatgagtaatgataaaagaatcatcctgtatagtaaaataagcaaaataattCCAGAATTAATCTTATGCAATGTGGATtacaaataaataggtacctactcaacATTTTATCCTTGtccataaattctaaaaataatttttaaaaatcaaaacaaaagtAGAGTAGGTACtccaaaacttaaatttgaaatcatatttaaatacaaacaggtatatatgtataaaaacaataacttattacagtaataatttttcttttaaaattaaatatatttattaacatataagcAGAGCACggatttttatgtacctactaaaaagtatcaaaatatgccatttaataatatgcagtcaaaattgtgaaaatatgcaaaaaataaattatggtttaaAGTGCACTATTTGCAAATTTCActacttacaataattaataaggtacttatatagttaatgaataaattaatatattttttttaatagtatttattattaaaataaataaccatacaCATTTCCAGTTTTTCTCTAGTGAAGTTGTGATATTTATCTGTTgactgtttatatatttttaaagactaaAAACGATCGTTTTGTACCTATTGTAGAATGTAGGGTCTTGTTGTCttgataaatgtaatttatatatataattaatctaatttaCGTTCCGCAaatagaattgaaaaatatttatagggtAATAATGAGtgataaaatataggtaggtatacctactatgTACCGCGgacacataatataggtatatagattatatgacataaaaatttaagtgggtacttatacaaaaaactcataaataaacattttatggcTAACCAGTAACcacataaaagataatattttagattctaagcaaaTAGTACCTAatgaatgtattagttttataatttgtttttctaatGTACCTATACTCTGTTCACTGAGAGAATACTGAATAGTACTGCGCAGTGGACGTATACTCGTCGTTTTTCCTCACTAAAACACGAAATGGCTAAGCCCACTTACTTACCAACAATTGCCCTTAAATGAAGACAAATAATTTCCGTCAGTCCTATGCACGGAAATATGGAATTGTATAACTCTCTCAATGAAGAGTGAACAGACATAACAGAGACACtgagtatataggtaccttaccTACATgaaaagtaggtacctagtttAAGTAAggcttcaattttcaacttcgAATAAAGTTTTCGTTAGAAAATTTAATCTGTTTTATACCTTTAaccaatcaaaataaaaaattaagattgtcagtaaaaaaaaacaaaaaatttttaattcaaaaataaatattaaaaaataccaaccTAAATTGTTCCGTGATATTGCTATACTAGTAGTCGGGGAACACGAAAAATGAGCGCTGATCGAAATGCGCCTGGCGCCTGCAAGCGGTAAATTTTCCATAATAGTTgtcaaaatcattaaataaataggcCGTGGTTAATTGGATTCAATGGTTAATTCATTAATTGGTTAGCTACTGAGAACCAATTGTTACTATGGTGAGTATGAACAACAGACCATTGGGGGCCAGCGCTCATTTTTAATGTCCCCGACTATAGTagatactaaaatagtaaatataggtacttaaaatttctatatttttatatgatcatttcccactcatggtataattttctgaatattttgacttgtttttgagctatttataatgtttattgtatagtCGACTCtcgataattcaaataaaaacaattcatttataaattaattaattaagtacacTCACCACCACTGACGTAACTAGGGGTAGGCTTAGCCCTCTCTGACTACGATTTAGTCCCACGAAAACatcctttattaattttaaataacacacgtaaaattactttttgtcAATTGGAAAAAAAGAAATGAATATAGTCAAAACATGATTAAGGTCAAGAGGTCAACTATGATacaagacaatttttttaatttatcaaccgTTATTCATATTGAGAGAGACCATAGACATATTACTAGTAATATGTTTATGGCTGTACGACTCGTATCTATCTTTTTAATTATGAACAGAACACATAttaatttttgctatttttcatgtttttagggcatattatagcatatatttcatttatttttagtactatAAATTCCGAGCCCtgcttataatctataataaggACATGACtaaataagtaaaacaattaGGTACTAAACTCATTAATGTTATGTTCATTAAACATAACCCCTTTTAAATAACcctttttgttgtttttttaaatttttatatctagtttatactataattgttatgtattatttactaattactacttattgtatcaatattcggtattttaaattttaaaatatcaccaactttgtatttattatcactacatactatatctatactatatactatttaatctattaaaaccaaaattaatcGTAAAAAACCTTTACAAAAAAGTAACGGTACCTACCGGTAAGGTTTcggtttttaaattgatttaaattaggGTTTCGGTGAGGTTCTGATTCCCAATATTCAAAGGGTTTCGGTTCCAAAACCGTTTCTTTTCGGTACGGTTCCCGGGTTCCAGTCCCTGATTGAGAGTGGAGCGGATAAAGGTGTTATCATGAGGCGtatgttctatttttaataaatacacaataaaagaTAGGAAACCATTATGAACTCGTTCAAAGCGCAATTGGTCACATGTAAGGATGGATACCAAAGAACTGATCCATACTTAGGATAGAACGTACAAGTATAGGGTACGGAGATAGGTGGCGGATGTAAAGAGGGTTGTATTGCGTTTGATAAATCCGAGGATCTTGAGGCGCCTCCCAACAGTAAGATTCAAGTGGTGTTTGAAAGAGAGGGTGGATGATAGATAAAATCCTAGGTCTTTGATAATATCAATACGTAGGAGGAGGGATTTACCAAGGTGATATGAGTGTAGTATGGGACTACATTTCCTAGAGAAAGTCATAAAGTGATATTTGTCCATGTTGGGGGGTAAATTAAGGTGACGAGTCCATTCCAAGAACTGGGTTTTAGAAGGTGTAGGAAGAAGAGGCTTGAAAACGGATAAGAAATATTTGGAGAATAGATTGACTGAATTCACAAAGAAACAGGTTGATTTATCATAGAGATGAACCAATGAGGGGATAAGTGGGTTggattttaagtttttagtaaATTTCCAGAAGTGAGAAGGAATGGGATGGCacttttggtatttttaatgttaagtaAATAGTCAAGTTTGGACtgacatttaaattttgatacataaaaatcaaattacgtGTTTGTCACTTGACACTACTAATCaatacttttaagtttaaatacaattaagtgAATTAACTCATTAACTACACTTCCAAAGttcaatttaaacatatttaaaattattctaaaaaatattctttttaaaataagtaattaataattcaagtaaaataaaaaaaaatgcaacaacttaaaaaatgataacaataaaacataataaaaatgtagtcatt includes:
- the LOC132920319 gene encoding transmembrane protein 177, translating into MSKFRVTSDFVVNALCAVTIGAGVVEYSSNIILNDLYVKYFKEANKNNKPVVLSESLRKQYDNVIHDLKLTDFKKAFIIPFTAKGINSINVGCLNTRMGSYIGIPSIYDLNSADDVSILNAADLNLQEQYTKLINDKSEFGQQFVKSLVLSEPAKKYSIARELMLTDNHRILIKSILPSVVLMPMYALGHFMYYRLPPNPARVRSLALILVSNIGVLLWFLIRSATENFYQKKADEKLCNFGEEYIKGGIEYYEILIQRNLALRNILPNGENMYSKEGNQIDFISELSELPLTYRKRYLENRLKNYINENKEILT